One Microlunatus soli genomic window carries:
- the cydB gene encoding cytochrome d ubiquinol oxidase subunit II has product MELTTLWFGVVTFFWLGYFVLEGFDFGVGMWQTLLGREERDRRAIISTIGPVWDGNEVWVIVAGGAMFAAFPGWYATTFSAFYLPLLAILVALIIRVVAFEYRDHHDDPRWRRRWDTCMLIGSALPAFLWGLVFGNIVAGLPLNSNGDYTGSPLGLLNPFAVLIGVTTLSLFLTHGGVFLALRTTGELRLRAKRAAGVSGMFSAVLGIAALLWLNLLPTTGNRPVVLALSVIAVVALVFALVMHRADRDGWSFAGTALTVAAVVLSLFAALFPRLLPSSTDPRWTLTITNAAAGDYSLTIMSWSALVLIPLVIGYQAWTYWVFRKRVVVEPAPENAGAR; this is encoded by the coding sequence ATGGAACTGACAACACTCTGGTTCGGTGTCGTGACGTTCTTCTGGCTCGGCTACTTCGTGCTGGAAGGCTTCGACTTCGGGGTCGGGATGTGGCAGACCCTGCTCGGACGTGAGGAACGAGATCGGCGAGCGATCATCAGCACCATCGGCCCGGTCTGGGACGGCAACGAGGTCTGGGTGATCGTGGCCGGCGGTGCGATGTTCGCGGCCTTCCCGGGTTGGTACGCGACCACCTTCAGCGCCTTCTACCTGCCCCTGTTGGCGATCCTGGTCGCGTTGATCATCCGGGTGGTGGCCTTCGAGTACCGCGATCACCACGACGATCCGCGCTGGCGCCGCCGCTGGGACACCTGCATGCTGATCGGCTCCGCACTGCCGGCATTCCTGTGGGGACTGGTGTTCGGCAACATCGTCGCCGGGCTGCCGTTGAACAGCAACGGGGACTACACCGGCTCGCCTTTAGGGTTGCTGAACCCGTTCGCGGTGTTGATCGGTGTCACCACGCTCAGCCTGTTCCTGACCCACGGTGGTGTGTTCCTGGCACTGCGGACGACCGGCGAACTGCGGCTCCGGGCCAAGCGAGCCGCCGGCGTCTCCGGGATGTTCAGCGCCGTCCTCGGCATCGCCGCATTGCTCTGGTTGAACCTGTTGCCGACGACCGGCAATCGTCCGGTGGTGCTGGCACTGTCGGTGATTGCCGTTGTGGCGTTGGTGTTCGCGCTGGTGATGCATCGCGCCGATCGGGACGGCTGGTCCTTCGCCGGCACCGCGCTCACCGTCGCAGCTGTCGTGCTGTCGTTGTTCGCCGCGCTCTTTCCGCGGCTGCTGCCGAGCAGCACCGATCCGCGCTGGACGCTGACGATCACCAACGCCGCGGCCGGTGACTACTCGCTGACGATCATGAGCTGGTCGGCGCTGGTGCTGATCCCGTTGGTGATCGGCTACCAGGCGTGGACCTACTGGGTCTTCCGGAAGCGGGTCGTCGTCGAACCCGCACCGGAGAACGCCGGCGCACGATGA